From one Rosa rugosa chromosome 4, drRosRugo1.1, whole genome shotgun sequence genomic stretch:
- the LOC133743983 gene encoding uncharacterized protein LOC133743983 → MEQTLWGHLPLLVRSNSKDSVEYILQTLWRTRKTGLDRADRDIIRDMLQLQNESDLDPLLVCLRILIRRCVYENVTRDEIQKLFPDEVLPELQRLLTLLLQKFQREWREDALKDQGALPRLKTMTWDMASPEAEFAEPVAVINLKLLNDSQSRVKETEVKFELANDTLETMLNSMYCIRDQFSNVGEASNDHLSQDANAL, encoded by the exons ATGGAGCAGACTTTATGGGGTCACTTACCGCTACTGGTCCGGTCAAATTCCAAGGACTCGGTGGAGTACATTCTTCAAACCCTTTGGAGGACCCGAAAGACCGGTCTGGACCGGGCCGATCGGGACATAATCCGAGATATGCTCCAGCTTCAAAACGAATCGGACCTCGACCCG CTTTTGGTGTGTCTTCGGATTTTGATTCGGAGATGCGTGTACGAAAATGTGACGAGGGATGAGATTCAGAAGCTGTTTCCCGATGAGGTGTTGCCGGAATTACAGAGGCTGTTGACGCTTTTGCTGCAGAAGTTTCAAAGAGAATGGCGGGAAGATGCACTCAAGGACCAG GGTGCTTTGCCGCGGTTGAAGACGATGACATGGGACATGGCGAGTCCGGAGGCAGAATTTGCTGAGCCTGTTGCTGTTATCAACTTGAAG CTTCTAAATGATTCTCAGTCTCGTGTTAAAGAAACAGAAGTGAAGTTTGAATTGGCTAATGATACTCTAGAAACCATGCTGAATTCCATGTATTGCATTAGAGATCAGTTTTCTAACGTG GGTGAAGCATCAAATGATCATTTATCTCAAGATGCTAATGCATTGTAG
- the LOC133746282 gene encoding uncharacterized protein LOC133746282, with product MAPSDLRRPYKRPQLSDQQRRRELSLKRQEQSRDAELQARRLASTLLSLPPEQQPSEPEPEPSSSTDYDLRDASKLKGPAARKWFAKQLMLPEWMIDVPHRLPHDWYVLPRPAGRRCFVVSSDGTTISRQRNGTVLHRFPSALPHGSRNRDGSGPPSYSILDCIFHEMDQTYYVIDMVCWKNYSYYNCSTEFRFTWLKEKLAETKACDPPSYYHKYRFSLVPWSRCDLAGLHKAYAGEVPFVKDGILFSNKHAHYQPGNTPLALVWKDEHCSQYVVDTDSKGQVPSHQQVVLELQDDGKVTTSDDPPVVFSCLNLDFVQQSGLQSGCLLRFAIGDGGLTIEDGKLERADLHYLGTSNRARAFADTYSKIMFQSMARGSPLRIDDLVASISSSDDEADTLDVEMAV from the exons ATGGCACCCTCCGATCTCCGCCGTCCGTACAAACGGCCGCAGCTCTCAGACCAGCAGAGACGGAGAGAGCTCTCGCTGAAGCGCCAAGAGCAGAGCCGCGACGCCGAGCTCCAAGCGCGGCGCTTAGCCTCCACGCTCCTCTCCCTCCCGCCCGAACAACAACCCTCGGAGCCCGAACCCGAGCCCAGTTCCTCCACTGACTACGACCTCCGCGACGCTTCGAAGCTGAAAGGCCCGGCGGCGCGGAAGTGGTTCGCGAAGCAGCTCATGCTCCCCGAGTGGATGATCGACGTCCCTCATCGCTTGCCCCATGACTG GTATGTGCTTCCGAGGCCAGCAGGGAGGCGATGCTTCGTGGTCTCATCGGACGGAACGACGATCAGTAGGCAACGAAACGGCACCGTTCTGCACCGTTTCCCGTCGGCGCTGCCCCACGGGTCCCGGAACCGAGACGGGTCGGGTCCTCCGTCGTATTCCATTCTCGACTGTATATTTCACGAG ATGGACCAGACTTACTATGTGATTGACATGGTGTGCTGGAAGAATTACTCTTATTATAACTGCAGTACTGAATTTAGGTTTACTTGGTTGAAAGAGAAACTGGCTGAGACCAAAGCTTGTGATCCTCCATCGTATTATCATAAGTATAGGTTCAGCCTGGTTCCGTGGTCTCGCTGCGATCTGGCTGGTCTACACAAAGCCTATGCCGGTGAGGTGCCTTTTGTAAAGGATGGTATACTGTTTTCTAACAA GCATGCACATTATCAACCGGGAAATACACCACTGGCGTTGGTGTGGAAGGATGAGCATTGCAGTCAGTATGTTGTTGATACAGATAGCAAGGGACAGGTCCCAAGCCATCAGCAG GTAGTTTTGGAGCTGCAAGATGATGGGAAAGTGACTACATCGGATGATCCTCCAGTTGTGTTTAGTTGCttaaatttggattttgtaCAACAG tcAGGATTGCAGAGTGGATGTCTTCTTCGTTTTGCTATTGGTGATGGAGGATTGACCATTGAGGATGGGAAGCTTGAGAGGGCTGATTTACACTACCTTGGCACGTCCAACCGAGCACGCGCATTTGCAGATACTTACTCCAAG ATTATGTTTCAGAGTATGGCTCGAGGATCTCCCCTGAgaattgatgatcttgttgcaTCAATTAGCTCATCAGATGATGAAGCAGATACACTTGACGTTGAGATGGCTGTTTGA